Proteins co-encoded in one Prescottella sp. R16 genomic window:
- a CDS encoding DUF2231 domain-containing protein, producing the protein MNIRNLLERAESASSLDGFSGTLAHLVRSGPGRSPVAAGLRGDWLGHPVHPVLVSLPIGAWTGALVFDAVFRDHRSARRLLGIGLAVVPPTAGTGWLDWSERSVRQRRVGLIHAGANAVGIVLSLASFRRRRHDPDAFDPVAVALSATALAAVGVGGALGGHLVFAEGAGMTAADATGGPAFDPVLADLDDAPPAVAEHGGRHHVTAGGGHR; encoded by the coding sequence ATGAATATCCGTAACCTGCTCGAGCGGGCGGAGTCGGCGTCGTCCCTGGACGGATTCTCCGGCACGCTCGCCCACCTCGTCCGGTCGGGTCCGGGCCGTAGCCCCGTCGCCGCCGGTCTGCGCGGCGACTGGCTCGGCCATCCCGTCCATCCCGTCCTGGTGTCGCTTCCGATCGGCGCCTGGACCGGTGCGCTCGTCTTCGATGCCGTGTTCCGGGATCACCGGTCCGCCCGTCGGCTGCTCGGTATCGGGCTGGCCGTGGTTCCCCCGACGGCGGGTACCGGCTGGCTGGACTGGAGCGAACGCAGTGTGCGGCAGCGCCGGGTCGGCCTGATCCACGCGGGCGCCAACGCCGTCGGGATCGTGCTGTCGCTCGCATCGTTCCGGCGCCGTCGACACGACCCCGACGCCTTCGATCCGGTGGCGGTCGCGCTGTCGGCGACGGCGCTGGCCGCGGTCGGGGTCGGTGGGGCCCTGGGCGGGCATCTCGTGTTCGCCGAGGGCGCCGGGATGACGGCGGCCGACGCCACCGGCGGGCCCGCGTTCGATCCGGTCCTCGCCGATCTCGACGATGCTCCCCCGGCCGTCGCGGAACACGGCGGCCGTCATCACGTAACTGCGGGAGGAGGACACCGATGA
- a CDS encoding type 1 glutamine amidotransferase domain-containing protein, whose protein sequence is MTASLTGRTVAVLATGGVEEVELVEPRTALEQAGATTRLLSLSPGQIQAMNRDVHPAGRHDVDLVVGDAQVGDFDALVLPGGTTNPDQLRQDAHAVTFVRDFVSSGKPVGVICHGPWTLVEADVVRGRTLTSYPSVRTDIRNAGGTVVDEEVVVDRNLVSSRNPGDLPAFCDKLVEVFAAAST, encoded by the coding sequence ATGACCGCGTCGCTCACCGGACGAACCGTCGCTGTCCTCGCCACCGGCGGCGTCGAAGAGGTCGAACTCGTCGAACCACGCACAGCCCTCGAGCAGGCCGGTGCGACGACCCGCCTGCTGTCGTTGTCGCCCGGGCAGATTCAGGCGATGAACCGCGACGTCCATCCCGCCGGCCGCCACGACGTGGACCTGGTCGTCGGCGATGCGCAGGTCGGCGACTTCGATGCACTCGTTCTGCCCGGCGGCACCACCAACCCGGACCAGCTGCGGCAGGATGCCCACGCGGTCACGTTCGTCCGCGACTTCGTGTCCTCCGGGAAACCCGTCGGGGTGATCTGCCACGGCCCGTGGACGCTCGTGGAGGCGGACGTGGTCCGGGGCCGCACCTTGACGTCGTATCCGAGCGTGCGCACCGACATCCGCAACGCCGGCGGCACCGTCGTCGACGAGGAAGTGGTCGTCGACCGCAATCTGGTCTCGAGCCGGAACCCGGGCGACCTCCCGGCGTTCTGCGACAAGCTGGTCGAGGTGTTCGCGGCGGCGTCGACGTAG